One Micromonospora craniellae genomic region harbors:
- a CDS encoding transposase, which translates to MTSRPHESLDPDARPQRRTFTAEFKARILDEYESAPDAAARGAILRRERLYGSHLLDWRKARDAGAAAGLTDRRQSAARAAKKAENAELSRLQRENARLQAELNKTQTALSIMGKAHALLELLSESADAVAMPNSSSPRRRRR; encoded by the coding sequence ATGACGTCGAGGCCCCATGAGAGTCTGGATCCGGACGCCCGGCCCCAGCGGCGGACATTCACCGCGGAGTTCAAGGCGAGGATTCTGGACGAGTACGAGTCGGCGCCGGATGCGGCGGCTCGCGGGGCGATTCTGCGCCGGGAACGGCTGTACGGTTCACACCTTCTCGACTGGCGCAAGGCGCGGGATGCCGGAGCCGCGGCCGGCCTGACGGACCGGCGGCAATCGGCTGCGCGGGCGGCGAAGAAGGCCGAGAACGCTGAACTTTCCCGTCTTCAGCGGGAGAACGCCCGCCTGCAGGCCGAGTTGAACAAGACCCAGACCGCGTTGTCGATCATGGGAAAAGCTCACGCGCTCTTGGAACTGCTCTCCGAGAGCGCGGATGCCGTGGCGATGCCGAACTCGTCCTCGCCGAGGCGCAGGCGGCGCTGA
- a CDS encoding FAD-dependent oxidoreductase has translation MVCVVSCDGLDALVVGAGVSGLTTAVCLVEAGIRVEVWAADPPERTTSYAAGAMWGPYLVEPVDRVRAWSAETLDALRDLAVDPSTGVRLVAGVEASREWVDPPEWGDHLDGFRICGAGELLDGFVSGWRYIAPLVDMPVYLGYLRRRFEAAGGVVEIRRIDAFDQAAGVAPVVVNCAGLGARHLVPDPELVPIRGQLVVVENPGITEFFFEDTGLSPDLTHFYPHGETVVIGGTALPGEWSREPDPDTAAAIISRCAEIEPRLRDARVIAHRVGLRPTRPFVRVEQERLDGIRVIHNYGHGGAGLTLSWGCASEAAARAPPCHADVRQPVYQGILFLDGPEESTSA, from the coding sequence ATGGTCTGCGTGGTGAGCTGCGACGGTCTTGATGCTCTTGTAGTCGGTGCTGGCGTGTCCGGGCTGACGACTGCGGTCTGTCTTGTCGAGGCCGGTATACGGGTCGAGGTGTGGGCGGCGGACCCGCCCGAGCGGACCACCTCGTACGCGGCCGGGGCGATGTGGGGTCCGTACCTCGTGGAACCGGTCGACCGGGTGCGTGCGTGGAGCGCTGAGACCCTTGATGCCCTGCGGGATCTCGCCGTCGACCCGTCGACGGGGGTGCGACTCGTCGCCGGTGTCGAGGCCTCTCGCGAGTGGGTCGATCCGCCGGAGTGGGGCGACCACCTCGACGGGTTCCGGATTTGTGGGGCGGGCGAGCTTCTGGACGGCTTCGTCTCCGGGTGGCGATACATCGCGCCGCTGGTCGACATGCCGGTCTATCTCGGCTACCTGCGGCGGCGATTCGAGGCGGCCGGCGGCGTGGTCGAGATTCGGCGGATCGACGCGTTCGACCAGGCCGCTGGTGTCGCTCCTGTTGTCGTCAACTGCGCAGGCCTGGGCGCTCGGCACCTCGTACCCGATCCCGAGCTGGTTCCGATACGCGGGCAGCTCGTCGTGGTGGAGAACCCCGGCATCACCGAGTTCTTCTTCGAGGACACGGGGCTCTCACCGGACCTGACGCACTTCTACCCCCACGGCGAGACAGTCGTCATCGGCGGGACCGCGCTGCCCGGCGAGTGGAGCAGAGAACCCGATCCGGACACCGCTGCGGCGATCATCTCCCGCTGCGCCGAGATCGAGCCACGTCTTCGGGACGCCCGGGTCATCGCCCACCGGGTCGGTCTGCGCCCCACACGGCCCTTCGTCCGGGTCGAGCAGGAACGACTCGACGGCATCCGTGTGATCCACAACTACGGCCACGGCGGGGCAGGACTCACGCTGTCCTGGGGCTGCGCTTCGGAGGCGGCGGCACGAGCCCCTCCCTGTCACGCTGATGTGAGACAGCCCGTCTACCAGGGGATACTCTTCCTGGACGGCCCTGAGGAGAGCACATCAGCATGA
- the tnpC gene encoding IS66 family transposase: MPADPSQPSYEQLLALNADLFARLDQALGRIAELEADLSTAKCRIADLEAQLKQSSKNSSKPPSTDGLAKPAPKSLRGRSGRGPGRPAGQPGTTLEQVADPDVIVRHTPEVCAGCDNDLAGAAEVSVTRRQVFDIPEPTVVVTEHQIVTLACPCGHRTTGIGPAEATAPAVYGPRIAAIGVYLLHGQFLSIGRTADALRDLFGLPVAAATVTAWVKRTALGIIEQVLPVIRDRIRQAPVVHFDETGMRVEGRLAWLHSASTGTDVLLTAHRRRGAAAIDDAGVLPGFTGVAVHDAWAPYDTYTSANHALCNAHVLRELVYVTDTATGPTADLATQAINALRRLNRLADDAHTGQDTANPDALREQQHLLRSAVVLGAQATAGRDGKLQRKHHALFVRLRDRRDDYLRFVTDPAVPFDNNAAEQTIRMPKLRIKVSGSMRTMTGAEHFAAIRSYTATAIRQGNNMLDALIQAVTGNPWIPATT, from the coding sequence GTGCCCGCCGATCCTTCGCAGCCGTCGTATGAGCAGCTGCTTGCGCTGAACGCGGACCTGTTCGCCCGGTTGGATCAGGCGCTCGGGCGGATCGCGGAGCTGGAGGCTGACCTCAGTACGGCGAAGTGCCGGATCGCTGATCTGGAAGCCCAGCTGAAGCAGTCGTCGAAGAACTCCTCGAAACCGCCGTCGACGGACGGGCTGGCCAAGCCGGCACCCAAATCTTTGCGCGGTAGGTCCGGGCGGGGGCCGGGGCGCCCGGCCGGGCAGCCCGGCACCACTCTGGAGCAGGTCGCCGACCCCGACGTCATCGTGCGGCACACCCCCGAGGTGTGCGCGGGCTGCGACAACGATCTGGCCGGCGCGGCCGAAGTGTCCGTGACCCGGCGGCAGGTGTTCGACATTCCGGAACCGACGGTCGTGGTGACCGAGCATCAGATCGTCACCCTCGCCTGCCCGTGTGGACATCGCACCACCGGCATCGGGCCCGCCGAGGCCACCGCGCCTGCCGTGTACGGGCCGCGGATCGCCGCGATCGGGGTCTACCTGTTGCACGGGCAGTTCCTGTCGATCGGCCGTACCGCCGACGCGCTGCGGGACCTGTTCGGCCTGCCGGTCGCGGCGGCCACGGTCACCGCCTGGGTCAAACGCACCGCCCTCGGCATCATCGAGCAGGTGCTGCCGGTGATCCGCGACCGGATCCGGCAGGCGCCGGTCGTGCACTTCGACGAGACCGGGATGCGCGTCGAAGGCCGTCTGGCCTGGCTGCACTCCGCGTCCACCGGCACCGACGTGCTCCTCACGGCGCACCGCAGACGCGGCGCCGCCGCCATTGACGACGCCGGTGTCCTGCCCGGCTTCACCGGTGTCGCCGTGCACGACGCGTGGGCGCCATACGACACCTACACCAGCGCCAACCACGCCCTGTGCAACGCCCACGTGCTGCGTGAACTGGTCTACGTCACCGACACCGCCACCGGCCCCACCGCCGACCTCGCCACCCAAGCCATCAACGCGCTGCGCCGGCTCAACCGCCTGGCCGACGACGCCCACACCGGGCAGGACACAGCGAACCCGGACGCCCTACGCGAGCAGCAGCACCTGCTGCGCTCCGCCGTCGTGCTCGGCGCGCAGGCCACCGCCGGCCGCGACGGCAAACTCCAGCGCAAACACCACGCCCTGTTCGTCCGGCTCCGCGACCGCCGCGACGACTACCTACGATTCGTCACCGACCCGGCCGTCCCCTTCGACAACAACGCCGCCGAACAGACCATCCGTATGCCGAAACTACGGATCAAGGTCTCCGGAAGCATGCGCACCATGACCGGCGCCGAACACTTCGCCGCCATCCGCAGCTACACCGCCACCGCCATCCGCCAAGGCAACAACATGCTCGACGCCCTGATCCAAGCCGTCACCGGAAACCCCTGGATCCCCGCCACCACCTGA
- a CDS encoding IS630 family transposase: MGVVVRDARRLSPAAQEDLRRRAVAAVKAGHTQAAVATVFGVSPKTVWRWINAFDRQGNRALKAGKRGRRPGEQKALDPRQQARVRRAVLHKNPDQVALPGLVWTRPQVRRLIRDWFGIDLSLVTVGKYLRSWGLSPQKPIRRAYEQNPEAVARWLDVKYPAIEAQARKEKAIILWLDQTGLRSDAAVGATWAPVGQTPVVAKTGRRFGVNVMAAISNKGELYFTCYHGSFTGPMFLAWLDRLVRQLGRKIHLIVDGRPVHRRVTVRDWLAERVDRVEMHFLPGYAPELNPVELLNADVKHHVAQANPATPAELSAAAASHLRRRQNQPETVKALFRKPEVRYAAG; the protein is encoded by the coding sequence ATGGGTGTTGTGGTACGTGATGCGCGGCGGCTTTCCCCGGCGGCGCAGGAGGATCTGCGTCGTCGGGCGGTCGCGGCGGTCAAGGCCGGGCACACCCAGGCAGCGGTGGCCACAGTGTTCGGTGTCTCGCCGAAGACGGTGTGGCGTTGGATCAATGCCTTTGACCGTCAGGGAAACCGGGCCCTCAAGGCCGGTAAGCGGGGGCGGCGTCCCGGCGAGCAGAAGGCTCTCGACCCGCGTCAGCAGGCCCGCGTACGGCGGGCGGTGCTGCACAAGAACCCCGACCAGGTCGCGTTGCCCGGCCTGGTGTGGACCCGCCCGCAGGTACGTCGGCTGATCCGCGACTGGTTCGGTATCGACCTGTCGCTGGTCACGGTCGGTAAGTACCTGCGCTCGTGGGGGCTGTCGCCGCAGAAGCCGATCCGTCGGGCATACGAGCAGAACCCCGAGGCGGTCGCCCGGTGGCTGGACGTGAAGTATCCGGCCATCGAAGCCCAAGCGCGCAAGGAGAAGGCCATCATCTTGTGGCTGGACCAGACCGGACTGCGCTCGGATGCCGCGGTCGGCGCCACCTGGGCGCCGGTCGGGCAGACCCCGGTGGTGGCCAAGACCGGTAGACGCTTCGGCGTCAACGTGATGGCCGCGATCAGCAACAAGGGCGAGTTGTACTTCACCTGCTACCACGGGTCGTTCACCGGCCCGATGTTCCTGGCCTGGCTCGACCGACTCGTCCGCCAACTGGGTCGCAAGATCCACCTGATCGTGGACGGGCGCCCCGTGCATCGCAGAGTCACCGTCCGCGACTGGCTCGCCGAACGTGTTGACCGCGTTGAGATGCACTTCCTGCCCGGCTACGCCCCCGAACTGAACCCCGTGGAACTACTCAACGCCGACGTCAAACACCATGTCGCACAAGCCAATCCGGCCACCCCCGCCGAACTGTCCGCAGCAGCCGCCTCGCATCTACGCCGCCGCCAGAACCAACCCGAGACCGTAAAAGCCCTGTTCCGCAAACCAGAAGTCCGCTACGCAGCCGGCTGA
- a CDS encoding TatD family hydrolase yields the protein MTRPPTSPNNQDQQRWRCANSRRDSNQAKAAGVHVVAVTEDPGRFRLLRTRLGRRDGIHLGIGLHPLRVTTHYRRDLDRLSRLLPDADWVGEVGLDFSKAGAATKALQMEAFEALLAIDAVLRKPITVHSRGAERDTVTRLLQTNVVAVLHWYTGSIAVAEQAVTGGLWFSVNPAMIRSSRAGGLLRTIPPRHVVLETDGPYARCAGRPAHPADLPAVAEHLAGVWGLPRGAALAQIASNQQRLAAMLRPESP from the coding sequence GTGACAAGACCCCCTACCAGCCCAAACAACCAAGATCAGCAGAGGTGGCGCTGTGCGAACTCGCGTAGAGACTCCAACCAAGCCAAAGCGGCCGGTGTCCACGTCGTCGCGGTTACCGAGGATCCCGGACGTTTCCGGCTCCTCCGCACCCGGCTCGGCCGGCGAGATGGCATCCACCTCGGCATCGGCCTGCATCCCCTCCGCGTCACCACCCACTACCGCCGTGACCTGGACCGGCTGAGCCGCCTACTGCCGGATGCCGACTGGGTCGGCGAAGTAGGGCTCGACTTTTCCAAGGCAGGCGCCGCTACAAAGGCCCTGCAGATGGAAGCGTTCGAGGCGTTGCTCGCGATCGACGCGGTCCTCCGTAAACCGATCACCGTGCACAGCCGCGGCGCTGAACGCGACACGGTCACCCGGCTGCTCCAAACGAATGTGGTGGCCGTCCTGCACTGGTACACCGGATCCATCGCCGTCGCCGAGCAAGCCGTCACCGGCGGACTCTGGTTCTCGGTGAATCCTGCCATGATCCGGTCATCCCGGGCCGGTGGTCTGCTCCGGACAATCCCTCCGCGCCATGTCGTACTCGAAACCGACGGACCATACGCCCGCTGCGCCGGGAGACCGGCACACCCAGCAGACCTACCAGCCGTCGCCGAACACCTTGCCGGTGTCTGGGGCCTTCCCCGCGGAGCTGCCCTCGCGCAGATCGCTTCCAATCAACAACGGCTCGCCGCGATGCTCCGACCCGAGTCGCCTTGA
- a CDS encoding DEAD/DEAH box helicase produces the protein MGSVAEFVDLRREVERLRAENARLGRLLELRGQDTSVAPEQLSAPVEPPGLVTMASPTRDKLALFADRFRARADVYVVRWDNARTGAAGWMPAVAGGWRKGMDRRGAAYLPRTTEVVAAHLVGDVFMGLYPLMPGNTCHFLVTDFDGPTAMLDGLAYVKAARASAVPAALEISQSGRGAHVWVFFTGAVAAVTARAVGTVLLREAMVLRGSMDLRSYDRLFPNQDVLPEGGFGNLIAAPLQGRRRKDGLTTFLDLGTLEPYADQWAFLSTLDRLSPGDAEHIARQAKQAVTGADVATMSRSAATQVHPPLPPVVWAEAGAGLSIDAGQLTPAALATFKHAAAMANPKFYELQRLRKSTWDTPRFIQGYDLTLDDRLVLPRGLRHTIATIVERAGSRLAVTDARNSGTEIDIAFTAELTSRQATAVGALLAHDDGILVAPPGSGKTVMACAVIAERNTSTLVLVDRKALADQWRTRIQQFLGIKPGQLGGGRRKLTGTVDIALLPSLARRDDVATLANGYGHVIVDECHHLGAAAYEHSVKRIAAQFWLGLTATPTRRDGLGQLVTWQLGPVRHTLTDEEQGTLAAAMHADAGPRRALFLHETTFQPGDVDLDAPGALAEVHRRLALDEPRNTQIADDVAAALTRGRNCLVLTRRVAQVEALTALLAARGHQPLVLQGAMSTRDRRTIVDRLDGAKIGDGLLVIGTTPFIGEGFDAPALDTLFLAGPISYDGLLVQCAGRVIRAAPGKDLAEVHDYHDPAAPILAASLPRRMPGYRALGFTRT, from the coding sequence ATGGGTTCGGTGGCCGAGTTCGTCGATCTTCGGCGGGAGGTGGAGCGGTTACGGGCGGAGAACGCCCGGCTGGGACGTCTGCTGGAGCTGCGCGGCCAGGACACGTCTGTGGCGCCGGAGCAGTTGTCCGCGCCGGTGGAGCCGCCGGGGCTGGTCACCATGGCGTCGCCGACTCGGGACAAGCTGGCGTTGTTCGCCGACCGGTTCCGGGCCCGGGCCGACGTGTACGTCGTGCGGTGGGACAACGCCCGTACCGGCGCTGCCGGTTGGATGCCCGCGGTCGCCGGTGGCTGGCGTAAGGGGATGGACCGGCGGGGTGCCGCCTACCTGCCGCGGACGACGGAGGTCGTCGCGGCGCATCTGGTCGGCGACGTGTTCATGGGCCTGTACCCGCTGATGCCCGGCAACACCTGCCACTTCCTGGTGACCGATTTCGACGGGCCGACGGCGATGCTCGACGGCCTCGCGTACGTGAAGGCGGCACGAGCCAGCGCGGTGCCCGCCGCGTTGGAGATCTCCCAGTCAGGCCGCGGCGCCCACGTATGGGTCTTCTTCACCGGCGCTGTTGCCGCCGTCACCGCACGCGCCGTCGGCACCGTCCTTCTGCGTGAGGCGATGGTGCTACGCGGGTCGATGGACCTCCGCTCGTACGACCGGCTGTTCCCCAACCAGGACGTGCTGCCCGAGGGTGGCTTCGGCAACCTCATCGCCGCACCCCTGCAGGGCCGCCGCCGCAAGGATGGGCTGACCACGTTTCTCGACCTCGGCACGCTCGAGCCGTACGCCGACCAGTGGGCGTTCCTGTCGACGCTGGATCGACTCAGCCCCGGCGACGCCGAACACATCGCCAGGCAGGCCAAGCAAGCCGTCACCGGTGCCGATGTCGCCACGATGAGCCGGTCCGCCGCGACGCAGGTCCATCCTCCGCTCCCTCCGGTCGTCTGGGCGGAGGCAGGCGCCGGGCTGAGCATCGACGCGGGACAGCTGACCCCCGCCGCGCTGGCGACGTTCAAGCACGCCGCCGCCATGGCCAACCCGAAGTTTTACGAGCTGCAGCGACTACGTAAGTCCACCTGGGACACCCCACGCTTCATCCAGGGCTACGACCTCACCCTCGATGACCGCCTGGTACTCCCGCGGGGACTGCGGCACACCATCGCCACCATCGTCGAACGCGCCGGATCGCGGCTGGCAGTCACGGACGCACGAAACTCCGGCACCGAGATCGACATCGCGTTCACCGCCGAACTCACCAGCAGACAGGCCACCGCGGTCGGCGCACTTCTCGCCCACGACGACGGGATCCTGGTCGCCCCACCCGGCTCCGGCAAGACCGTCATGGCCTGCGCCGTGATCGCCGAACGCAACACCTCCACCCTCGTCCTCGTCGACCGCAAGGCCCTCGCCGACCAGTGGCGCACCCGCATCCAACAGTTCCTCGGCATCAAGCCCGGTCAACTCGGCGGCGGCCGACGCAAGCTCACCGGCACGGTGGACATCGCACTGCTGCCCTCCCTCGCGCGGCGCGACGACGTCGCCACCCTGGCCAACGGGTACGGGCACGTCATCGTCGACGAATGCCACCACCTCGGCGCCGCCGCATATGAGCACTCGGTCAAACGGATCGCCGCGCAGTTCTGGCTCGGCCTCACCGCCACCCCCACCCGACGCGACGGCCTCGGCCAACTCGTCACCTGGCAACTCGGACCCGTCCGCCACACCCTGACCGACGAGGAACAGGGCACCCTCGCGGCAGCGATGCACGCTGACGCCGGCCCCCGACGAGCGCTGTTCCTCCACGAGACCACCTTCCAGCCCGGCGACGTCGACCTGGACGCGCCCGGCGCGCTCGCCGAGGTACACCGAAGGCTGGCCCTCGACGAGCCACGCAACACCCAGATCGCCGATGATGTCGCCGCAGCCCTGACGCGCGGGCGCAACTGTCTCGTCCTGACCCGACGGGTCGCCCAGGTCGAGGCCCTCACCGCTCTGCTCGCCGCACGCGGACACCAGCCACTCGTGCTCCAAGGCGCGATGAGCACCCGCGACCGGCGGACCATCGTCGACCGGCTCGACGGCGCCAAGATCGGCGACGGCCTGCTCGTCATCGGCACCACACCGTTCATCGGTGAAGGCTTCGACGCCCCCGCCCTCGACACCCTCTTCCTCGCCGGCCCGATCTCCTACGACGGCCTGCTCGTCCAATGCGCCGGCCGCGTCATCCGCGCCGCCCCCGGCAAGGACCTCGCCGAGGTCCACGACTACCACGACCCGGCCGCCCCCATCCTCGCCGCCTCACTCCCACGCCGCATGCCCGGATACCGAGCCCTCGGGTTCACCAGAACATGA
- a CDS encoding nucleotidyl transferase AbiEii/AbiGii toxin family protein, producing MDPFHERLARTGLAAADRYGFALAGGYAVQAAGLVERPSEDVDLFTAWDRRDEFTAAVVAVVHAYRDDGLTVETERQYDTYARLAVTDGVRVSKVELGVDWRANEPILMAIGPVLHPDDAVANKMSALYGRAFARDFIDIDATLRSGRYTRDALLALAQRADRGFDPRIFADALGQATQLDPDDFAQYGVTGHALDNLHNRFAEWRRELLGE from the coding sequence GTGGACCCCTTCCACGAACGCCTCGCCCGTACCGGACTCGCGGCAGCCGATCGATACGGCTTCGCGCTGGCCGGCGGCTACGCGGTCCAGGCCGCCGGGCTCGTCGAGCGACCAAGCGAGGACGTCGACCTGTTCACCGCCTGGGACCGCCGCGACGAGTTCACCGCCGCGGTCGTTGCCGTCGTGCACGCCTATCGAGACGACGGCCTGACCGTCGAGACCGAGCGGCAGTACGACACCTACGCCCGGCTGGCCGTCACCGACGGTGTCCGGGTTTCCAAGGTCGAACTCGGCGTGGACTGGCGCGCCAACGAACCGATCCTCATGGCGATCGGACCGGTCCTGCACCCCGACGACGCGGTCGCGAACAAGATGAGCGCCCTCTACGGACGAGCGTTCGCCCGGGACTTCATCGACATCGACGCCACGCTCCGGTCCGGCCGCTACACCCGCGACGCCCTTCTCGCTCTCGCGCAGCGCGCCGACCGTGGCTTCGATCCGCGCATCTTCGCCGACGCTCTCGGACAAGCCACCCAGCTCGATCCCGACGACTTCGCCCAATACGGCGTCACCGGCCACGCGCTGGACAATCTCCATAACCGATTCGCCGAATGGCGTCGCGAACTGCTCGGCGAGTAG
- a CDS encoding IS1380 family transposase translates to MRLRYDAPVVRATFDDPNLVSCAGLVPVMRLAEQAGLHDAVADRVSLPTDKGANPAGKVATIVAGMLAGADSIDDLDVARHGGMRSLFTSVYAPSTLGSFLRTFTHGHVRQLQAAARDTLVGLAARTPLLAGADTLCFVDIDSMLRRVYGKQKQGIGFGHAKVGGYNVWLRGYNPLVATLSTPLTAPVVATTRLRSGNTGSSKGAASMIAETITTARACGATGEIVVRADSAFYAKAVISTCRRHQVRFSVTTRIDTKIRAACDSIGDDQWINIRYPQAVWDDDEQRWISDAQIAETTYTAFAGTRHAVTARLIVRRIRRDDPTQAPGQEELLPNYRYHAVFTDSPFTLVQAEAQHRQHAVIEQINADLIAGPLTHLPSGRFNANAAWLTCAGIAHNLTRAAGHLAAGAWTTARTTTIRTRIVTVAARLAHRARTIHLHLPEHWPWQPAFENLFTAIRTAPD, encoded by the coding sequence GTGAGATTACGCTATGACGCGCCGGTGGTGCGCGCGACGTTCGACGATCCAAATCTGGTGTCGTGTGCCGGCCTTGTTCCGGTGATGCGTCTGGCCGAGCAGGCCGGTCTGCACGATGCGGTCGCCGACCGGGTGAGTCTGCCGACGGACAAGGGCGCGAATCCGGCCGGGAAGGTCGCCACGATCGTGGCCGGGATGCTCGCGGGCGCGGACAGCATCGATGACCTTGACGTGGCCCGGCACGGCGGGATGCGGTCACTGTTCACCAGCGTGTACGCGCCCTCGACGCTCGGTTCGTTCCTGCGCACGTTCACCCACGGGCATGTGCGGCAGTTACAGGCCGCCGCCCGCGACACTCTGGTCGGCCTCGCCGCCCGGACACCGCTACTGGCCGGCGCGGACACGCTGTGCTTTGTGGACATCGACTCGATGCTGCGCCGTGTCTACGGCAAACAGAAGCAGGGCATCGGGTTCGGTCACGCCAAGGTCGGCGGCTACAACGTCTGGTTGCGCGGCTACAACCCCCTCGTGGCGACGTTGTCCACCCCGCTGACGGCGCCGGTCGTCGCTACCACGAGGCTGCGTTCGGGTAACACCGGCTCCAGCAAGGGCGCTGCCAGCATGATCGCCGAGACGATCACCACCGCCCGTGCCTGCGGCGCGACCGGCGAGATCGTGGTGCGGGCCGACTCCGCGTTCTACGCCAAGGCGGTCATCAGCACCTGCCGGCGCCACCAGGTGCGGTTCTCGGTCACCACCCGCATCGACACCAAGATCCGCGCCGCCTGCGACAGCATCGGCGATGACCAGTGGATCAACATCCGTTACCCGCAGGCCGTCTGGGACGACGACGAGCAGCGGTGGATCTCCGACGCGCAGATCGCCGAGACCACCTACACCGCCTTCGCCGGCACCCGGCACGCCGTCACCGCCCGGCTGATCGTGCGCCGCATCCGCCGCGACGACCCTACCCAGGCCCCGGGCCAGGAAGAACTCCTACCGAACTACCGATATCACGCGGTGTTCACCGACAGCCCGTTCACCCTCGTGCAGGCCGAAGCCCAGCACCGGCAGCACGCGGTCATCGAGCAGATCAACGCCGACCTGATCGCCGGCCCTCTCACGCACCTGCCGTCCGGCCGGTTCAACGCCAACGCCGCCTGGCTGACCTGCGCCGGCATCGCCCACAACCTCACCCGGGCCGCCGGTCACCTCGCCGCCGGCGCCTGGACGACCGCCCGGACCACCACGATCCGGACCCGGATCGTCACCGTCGCCGCTCGCCTCGCGCACCGGGCCCGCACCATCCACCTGCACCTACCCGAGCACTGGCCCTGGCAACCCGCGTTCGAGAATCTGTTCACCGCCATCCGTACCGCACCCGACTGA
- a CDS encoding FitA-like ribbon-helix-helix domain-containing protein: MAALSIRDLDDTVREKLRLRAAQHGRSMEAEVRHILTAAVAEDVPATDLFSALTDRFARLGGVELDLPARSTPPRAASLPE; this comes from the coding sequence ATGGCGGCCCTCAGCATCAGAGATCTCGACGACACGGTGCGGGAAAAGCTGCGTCTCCGCGCTGCACAGCACGGCCGATCCATGGAAGCCGAGGTCCGGCACATCCTCACCGCGGCCGTCGCCGAGGATGTGCCGGCAACCGATCTGTTCAGCGCACTCACCGATCGATTCGCCCGACTCGGCGGCGTCGAACTGGATCTACCGGCCCGTTCCACGCCACCCCGGGCGGCGAGCCTGCCCGAGTGA
- a CDS encoding type II toxin-antitoxin system VapC family toxin, with amino-acid sequence MIVLDTNVVSELMRAEPAPAVVAWLQQSSNAGLYTTAVTVAEIRYGIARLPEGQRRESLHQAANEIFAAFPRQVLPFDLAAAGAYADVVAGRERLRHPIDGFDAQIAAICRTRTAALATRNAKDFTDTGIEVIDPWQDAIT; translated from the coding sequence ATGATCGTTCTCGACACCAACGTCGTCTCCGAACTCATGCGGGCCGAGCCCGCGCCAGCGGTGGTCGCGTGGCTCCAGCAGAGTTCGAACGCCGGGTTGTACACCACAGCCGTCACCGTCGCCGAGATCCGCTACGGCATCGCTCGGCTGCCGGAGGGCCAGCGCCGGGAATCACTGCACCAAGCCGCCAATGAGATCTTCGCCGCCTTCCCCCGCCAGGTACTGCCCTTCGACCTGGCTGCAGCCGGCGCCTACGCCGACGTAGTCGCTGGCAGGGAAAGGCTGCGCCACCCGATCGACGGCTTCGACGCCCAGATTGCCGCCATCTGTCGTACCCGAACTGCCGCCCTCGCCACCCGTAACGCCAAGGACTTCACCGACACAGGGATCGAGGTTATCGATCCTTGGCAGGACGCGATCACCTGA